A genomic region of Irregularibacter muris contains the following coding sequences:
- a CDS encoding sulfite exporter TauE/SafE family protein, whose product MDRFYFVLKAIVVGLFTGFINGLFGSGGGTIIVPALVFLFGIEQQKSHATALLIILPLSIISSFIYFNNQLIDYPLTLKVSFGAIFGSYIGAKTLSKIPNKLLRKIFGVFMILAALRMVM is encoded by the coding sequence ATGGACAGATTTTATTTTGTATTAAAGGCTATAGTTGTTGGATTATTTACTGGATTTATCAACGGTCTTTTTGGTTCTGGGGGAGGAACCATTATTGTACCTGCCCTTGTTTTTCTTTTTGGGATTGAACAGCAGAAATCCCATGCCACTGCTTTACTTATTATATTACCCCTTAGTATTATAAGTTCTTTTATATATTTTAATAATCAATTAATAGATTACCCTTTAACTCTAAAAGTATCCTTTGGAGCAATTTTTGGTTCATACATTGGTGCAAAAACATTATCTAAAATTCCCAATAAATTGCTTCGAAAAATCTTTGGTGTTTTTATGATCTTAGCCGCTTTAAGGATGGTGATGTAA
- a CDS encoding sulfite exporter TauE/SafE family protein → MLYILIGIISGFIGGLGIGGGTILIPILVFLMHTQQQIAQSVNLLSFIPLSIVALYIHIKNKNVEFKVAIYIIVFGLIGSILGSKLAVSISSAYLKKYFGVFLLIMGVYQLICKTKD, encoded by the coding sequence TTGTTATATATTTTAATTGGTATTATTTCTGGATTTATAGGAGGATTGGGTATCGGCGGTGGAACTATTCTCATTCCTATTTTGGTATTTTTAATGCATACCCAGCAGCAAATTGCTCAAAGTGTCAATCTATTATCTTTTATTCCTTTAAGTATTGTTGCTCTATATATCCATATTAAAAATAAAAATGTAGAATTTAAGGTGGCAATCTATATTATTGTCTTTGGTCTTATAGGGTCTATATTAGGATCTAAATTAGCCGTTTCCATATCTTCTGCATATTTAAAAAAATATTTTGGTGTGTTTTTGCTCATTATGGGTGTATATCAATTAATATGTAAAACAAAAGATTAA
- a CDS encoding YigZ family protein yields MNSYITINEKAEVEEIIEKSKFISYVFPIQSEEEATNIIHKINKLHWKATHNVYAFILGENKEIQRSSDDGEPSGTAGVPVLEIIKKEDLTNILIIVTRYFGGIKLGAGGLIRAYAHMGKIGIEQCAKVKNILCEQIKVTVDYQHWGRIENECNSQGFDIQEVEFLDKVYLSFYLQEEQIKSFISRIEDITRGEVVMEFLGKQFVKLPI; encoded by the coding sequence ATGAATAGCTATATTACCATCAATGAAAAAGCAGAAGTTGAAGAGATTATAGAGAAGTCTAAATTTATATCTTATGTATTTCCTATTCAATCGGAAGAAGAGGCTACAAATATCATACATAAAATAAACAAACTTCATTGGAAAGCCACTCATAATGTATATGCTTTTATCCTAGGAGAGAATAAAGAAATACAAAGAAGTAGTGATGATGGAGAACCTAGTGGTACTGCTGGTGTTCCTGTATTGGAAATTATCAAAAAGGAGGACCTTACCAATATCCTTATTATTGTTACTAGATATTTTGGGGGCATTAAATTAGGTGCAGGGGGCTTAATCAGAGCCTATGCTCATATGGGGAAAATAGGAATAGAGCAGTGTGCAAAAGTGAAAAATATATTATGTGAGCAGATTAAGGTCACTGTTGATTATCAACATTGGGGCAGAATAGAAAATGAATGTAATTCCCAGGGTTTTGATATTCAAGAGGTAGAATTTTTAGATAAAGTTTATTTATCATTTTATTTGCAGGAGGAGCAAATAAAATCTTTTATAAGTAGGATAGAAGATATTACTAGAGGTGAAGTGGTTATGGAATTTCTAGGTAAACAATTTGTAAAACTACCTATTTGA
- a CDS encoding NUDIX domain-containing protein: MLIRNCSGGIVFYNEKVFIIKNDKEEWVLPKGVIRSNELSFEVALKRVFKEGGIKAEIVSTAGETSYEFYSYSRKKPVCNQITWYIMESDNENFEINKEEGFTGGGYFPIHEAIDKITYSQDKALVRLSYEKYRDLRKVVYA; this comes from the coding sequence ATGCTCATTAGAAATTGCTCAGGAGGTATTGTTTTTTACAATGAAAAAGTTTTTATCATTAAAAATGATAAGGAAGAATGGGTATTACCTAAAGGTGTTATAAGAAGTAATGAGCTTTCCTTTGAAGTTGCTCTTAAACGCGTTTTTAAAGAAGGAGGTATAAAGGCAGAAATTGTTTCAACAGCTGGTGAAACTAGTTATGAATTTTATTCCTACTCGAGAAAAAAACCTGTTTGCAATCAAATAACATGGTACATTATGGAATCAGATAATGAAAATTTTGAAATCAACAAGGAGGAAGGCTTTACAGGAGGAGGATACTTTCCTATCCATGAAGCCATAGACAAAATTACATATAGTCAGGACAAGGCACTAGTAAGATTGTCCTATGAAAAATATAGAGATTTAAGAAAGGTAGTTTATGCCTAG